From a region of the Haematobia irritans isolate KBUSLIRL chromosome 4, ASM5000362v1, whole genome shotgun sequence genome:
- the wrm2 gene encoding wurmchen 2 transmembrane micropeptide: MVFITLYPAVAALALFIVGVIMIMLRFGPRLCGLRHHALPDREDWQGRAYEHEISYA, from the coding sequence ATGGTATTTATAACTCTTTATCCAGCTGTTGCTGCATTGGCCCTCTTCATTGTTGGCGTCATAATGATAATGCTAAGGTTTGGTCCACGTTTATGTGGACTACGCCATCATGCTTTACCTGACAGAGAGGATTGGCAAGGGCGGGCCTATGAACATGAAATCAGCTATGCCTGA
- the LOC142236117 gene encoding vesicle-associated membrane protein 1-like isoform X2, whose product MTHHTPELLQQTQKQADEIVEIMYENVTKVMDRQEKLEDLNTVAESLEKQASVFKTTASEVKKQQWWAHMKTKIIIAIICAIILIILIATLVSAFSGQ is encoded by the exons CCACCACACGCCGGAACTACTACAGCAAACACAAAAACAAGCCGATGAAATTGTTGAAATAATGTATGAAAATGTCACTAAAGTTATGGATCGCCAAGAAAAGCTTGAAGATCTTAATACAGTCGCTGAGTCGTTGGAAAAGCAAGCATCCGTTTTCAAAACCACAGCGAGCGAGGTGAAGAAACAACAATGGTGGGCTCACATGAAGACGAAAATAATAATTGCCATCATATGTGCTATTATACTAATCATTCTAATTG CTACTCTGGTATCGGCATTTAGCGGTCAATGA
- the LOC142236117 gene encoding vesicle-associated membrane protein 3-like isoform X1, whose protein sequence is MCDEHLYENVYYSKRASTMDDHHTPELLQQTQKQADEIVEIMYENVTKVMDRQEKLEDLNTVAESLEKQASVFKTTASEVKKQQWWAHMKTKIIIAIICAIILIILIATLVSAFSGQ, encoded by the exons atgtgcgATGAACacctttatgaaaatgtttactaTTCCAAAAGAGCATCGACCATGGACGA CCACCACACGCCGGAACTACTACAGCAAACACAAAAACAAGCCGATGAAATTGTTGAAATAATGTATGAAAATGTCACTAAAGTTATGGATCGCCAAGAAAAGCTTGAAGATCTTAATACAGTCGCTGAGTCGTTGGAAAAGCAAGCATCCGTTTTCAAAACCACAGCGAGCGAGGTGAAGAAACAACAATGGTGGGCTCACATGAAGACGAAAATAATAATTGCCATCATATGTGCTATTATACTAATCATTCTAATTG CTACTCTGGTATCGGCATTTAGCGGTCAATGA